GGGCGACGGGCATGCCGCCGACAGGTCAATTTCTGCGTCGTCGGCGGATTCCGCTGCACCGGCTTGTCTCCGTTGCGCTCGCACGACAGTCCCTGACCCCTGCTTCGACTGTGCCACGCCTTGTTCGCGGAGGCGCTGGTACGCCGCGGACACGGTGGTGCGGCTCACCGCGAGTGCCTCGGCTAGCTGGCGCTCGGCCGGCAGTGCGGTCCCGAGCGGCACGCCGCCGTCACGAACGAGCAGCCAGATGCTGTCTGCAAGCTCGACGTAGCTGTGGCCTGAGCCACGCCAGTCGCCAAGCATGCCAACGAGGCGCCGCGCAGAGAGTCGTTGGGCGATCATGGGGCCACTCTACTCAGATTGGCCCCTTGATGACCAGGCCAAAAAGGAGTGGACTGGTTCTATGCTCCTTCGACTCGCTCGCCTCATCCCCGGCCTCATCCTCTACGGCATCGCCGACGCCTTCATGATCAAGGCTGCCGTGGGCGTCGACTCATGGACCGTCTTCGCCCAGGGAGTTGCGGCGCACACCGGGCTCAGCATCGGCATCCTCACAAACATCATCGGGCTCGCGGTTCTACTGCTGTGGATTCCGCTCCGGCAACGCCCTGGCCTCGGAACGGTGCTCAACATTCTGCTCGTCGGCCCCGGAATCGATCTCGGCCTCTGGCTCCTGCCGACACCTGGACCACTCTGGCTGCGCATCGTGTTCTTCGCAACGGGGCTCCTTCTCCTCGCCGTCGCGAGTGGCATCTACATCGGCGCAAGGCTCGGGCCCGGGCCGCGCGACGGCCTCATGACAGGCATTCACAACAGGTTTGGCACGCCGATCTGGATCGCGCGGACAGCAGTCGAGCTCTCCGTGCTCCTTGTGGGGTGGCTGCTCGGAGGAAACGTTGGGCTCGGTACTGTCGCATTCGCGCTGCTCATCGGCCCCCTCTGCGGTGTGACGCTGCCACTGCTTGACCCCGTGACCCGCCGCGAAGCTCGCGATGCACGGGCGGTCCAAGCCAAGCAGGCAGCCGCTGATCCCTCCCCGATCCACACCCGCTAGCAGCGCGAAGGGGCCGCGCAGGATCTCCCCTGCGCGGCCCCTCGTGTCACCGAGAACTGCCATGCGGCCAGCTCTCGCGTCGACTACTCGGCGTCTTCCGGCACCTTGTTGTATCCGGTCACCGGCTGGCTCTCGTCGAAGGCAGTGACCTTCTTCCGGAAGCCCTTCGTGAGGAATACGAGGTAGATCAGGCCGAGAACCGTCCATGCGACGCCACCGACGAGGGCATCGAAATGGAGGTTCGCCCAGAGCACGCCGGTGAGGATCATGCCGATGCCAGGCATCACAACATACGAGAAGAAATCCTTCGGTGTCTTGTAGCGCTTCTGCTTGATCGCGAACCACGCAATCACCGAGACGTTCACAGCGGTAAACGCGATGAGCGCACCGTAGTTGATGAACGCAGAGATGATCTCGAGCGTGAACGCCATTGCGAGGAGGCTCACCGCACCCGTCAGCACAATGTTGAAGGTCGGGGTGTGCGTCTTGGGGTTGATGTAGCCAAAGAACTTCTTCGGGAGCACGTTGTTTCGGCCCATCACGAGCAGCATGCGCGACACCGAGGCGTGCGAAGCCAAACCTGAGGCGAGCGTCGCCGCGAAGCCAGCGGCGGTGAGCACTGCCTGCAGCACCGGGCCGCCAACGAACTGGCCGATGAGCGGCAGCGTCGAATCCTCAACGAACTGCATGTCGCCGCCCGGTGCGAACTCCTCCCAGTTCGGGAAGCGCTGCTGCGTGAAGTAGCCTGCGATCAGGAAGATCGCGCCGCCGAGCACAACCGTGAGCAGGATCGCACGCGGCATAACCTTGGGGCTCTTCGCCTCCTCGACGTACATGGTGACAGCGTCAAACCCAATGAACGAGAAGCACACGATAGTTGCGCCAGTGAGCACGGCGCTCATCTGGACGCCCTCGTGGAAGAAAGGCTGCGTTGAGGCGATGGATCCGGTGCCTGCGCCGTCCTGCAACTGTGCCCAGACCATCACCACAAAGACGACCATGACAACGATCGAGAACACGAGAAGGATCATGTTGAGGTTCGATGTGCCGCGCATCGTGAGATAGATGACGCTGGTCACAAGGATGCAATACAGCACTACCCAGATCCAGCCCGGTGTGCCCGGGAACACTGCCTCAAGGTAACTGCGGATGATGAGGCAGTTCACCATCGGCAGCAACAGGTAGTCAATGAGCGAGGTCCATCCGACCATGAAGCCCACGTTCGGGTGGATCGACTCGCGCACGTACGTGTACGCCGAGCCCGCGCTCGGGATAGCACCGGCCATCTTGCCGTAGCTCACTGCGGTAAACATCATCACGACGAGCGCGACGAGGTATGCAAGCGGCACAACGTTGTCGGTGTCGCGGGCGACAAGGCCGAACGTGTCGAAGACGACCGTCGGAGTCATGTAGCCAAGGCCAAGGCCAACAATGGCCCACAAACCAAGGTTTCGTTTGAGCGACCCGCCACGCTTTGCAGCGGGCGTGAACGTCTTTGTCATGTGCTCTCCTAAACACCGAGAGTCGCACAGGCTTCTTCGCTCCAATGCGACAACTGCTGGGGGCGGAATTGTCTTCCGCCAGGAGATCATCTTGCACCCATCGGGCACGCCACGCAAAAGCCCGCCCGACACGCCGAATTATCTTCGGACATCGAGCGGGCTTTCACGTGGATAGCTCAAGAACCGCTGAACGTTTGGTTACCGTGTTGCTAGCTTTTTCTGCCTGCTGATATTGACCGACTGCACAATAATCACAAGCAGGAGGGCACCAATAAACACGATCGACGCGAGCACGTTGGCCTGCGCCGGCACGCCCTTGAGCGCCGACACGTAGATGAACTTCGGGAATGTCGTTGCGGTGCCCGAGTTGAAGTTCGTGATGATGAAGTCATCGAACGACAGCGCGAAACTGAGCAGCGCCGCCCCGATGATGCCAGGCATGAGCATCGGCAGGGTGATCCGCCAAAACACCTGTCCAGGCGAAGCGTAGAGGTCACGGCCCGCTTCCTCAATCGCAGGGTTCAGCGACGCAACACGGGCCTTCACCGCGACAACGACGTACGAGATGCAGAACATCACGTGGGCGAGGATCACGGTTCCAAGGCCCTTCTCCACCCCAGCGAGCAGGAACTGCGCTGCCAGTCCAGCTCCGAGCACCACCTCGGGGGTCGCCATCGGCGTGAATAGCAGCAGGCTGATTGTCGAGCGGAACTTGAAACGGTACCGCACGAGCGCGATCGCGATCATCGTGCCGAGCACCGTCGCGATGACAGTCGACACCAAACCGACCATGATCGAGTTGCCAAAAGCTGTGCACACCTGCGGGGCTCCACACGGATTTTGCCAGTTCTCGAGCGTGAAGCCGTTCCAAATAATGTTGTTTCGGCCACGCTTCTCGTTGAACGAGAACATGATGACGTGTGCGATAGGCAGGAGCAGGTAGATGAGGCCGATCGCGCCGACGACCGGAACGAACGCCTTGCCAAGACTGAACTTCTTCACAGCAGATCCTCCGCCCCGCTCTTTCGCACGTACGTTGCGATCATGATGAGGATGATCACCATGAGCATGATCGACAGCGCTGCCGCCATCGGGTAGTTCTGCGTTTGCAAGAAGTTCGACTCGATAACGTTGCCGATCATCGCCGTACTCGTGCCGCCCAAGAACTCACGCGACGCGACAACGTAATCACCGGACATCGGAATGAAGCTCAGCAGCGTGCCCGACACGATGCCTGGCATCGAGAGCGGCAGCGTGACGCGCCGAAACGTTGTCACTGGCGACGCGTACAGGTCAGATCCTGCCTCGAGGAGCCGCAGATCGAGCGCCTGCAGTGACGCGAACATCGGCAGCACCATAAACGGAATGAAGTTGTAGACAAGGCCAAAGATCACCGAGAAGTGCGTGCCGATCAGCTCGCTCGGCAAGATTGACTTCCACGCGAGCGTGCGGAGCAACATGCTAATGAAGAACGGCGCGACGACGAGGATCAGCAGGATCCCCTGCAGCATCGGCTTCGAACGAACCTTCACGCCGATGAGGTACGCCAGCGGGTAGCTGATGAGCAGCCCGATGATCGTCGCCGACAGCGCGTAGATAAATGAGCGCACAAGGTGCGGCCAGTACTCGCTGAGCGCGGTCCAGTAGTTGCCGAACTCGAGTGCGGCGACGTATTGCCCGATCCCGCCCGATGCTGCGGGGGCCTGGAGCGCGGTGAGCGCGAGCTGAATGAAGGGAGCGACGAAGAACAGCAGCATGTACGCGATGCCGGGCGCGAGCAGGAGGAGGACAACCCACCCCTGCCTGCGCGGGTGCTGCTCAACCGCTTTCGTGTTTCCGGAGAATGCCGTAAACGCCATGGCGGTGACCCCCTACTCGGCTCTGGCTGCCTGCGCGGCAATCGCCTGCGTCGAGAACTCGGCAGTGATAGAGCCGGTGTCGGTCTCGTCGTCGGCGAGGCCGAACGTGTGTTCGACGAGCCAGCTCAGCCACACCTCGTCGCCGAGTCGCGCGGCGGGGCCAGCCTCGACGTTCTGTGCGAAGACCTGCACCTGACCGAACTCCGGCGCCTCGACAGTGTACTGCGTGCTGACGCCGCTGAACGAGACATCGGTGATCCTGCCGGGGCCGATCACGTTGACGCCGGCAGACTCCGTCGGCGCGCTACTGTGCAGCCGAATCTTCTCAGGCCGCACACCGACGGTGATGGTGCCCGTCGTGCGCTCAGTGCGCGCGAGCGGAACCGTGATCCTGTCGCCGTTCAGCGAAGCGTGAATCGCGTCGCCGCTCTCCGCCGTCACCTGCACAACGAACAGATTCGACTGGCCGAGGAAGTTGGCAACAAACACTGTCTTCGGCAGCTCGTACAGTACCTCCGGGGCGCCCATCTGCTCGATTCTGCCCTTGTTCATCACGGCGACGGTGTCGGCCATAGTCATGGCCTCCTCCTGGTCGTGCGTGACGTGGAGGAAGGTGAGGCCGACCTCCTGCTGGATCTCCTTGAGCTCGTGCTGCATCTGCCGCCGAAGCTTCAGATCGAGCGCGCCCAGCGGCTCGTCGAGGAGCAGCAGGGCCGGTCGGTTCACGACCGCGCGTGCGAGTGCGACGCGCTGTTGCTGACCGCCCGAGAGCTGTGCAGGCTTTCGATCAGCGACGTGGTCAAGCTCGACAAGGCGGAGCGCCTCGTGAGCCTTCCCCACCGGGTCGCCGATTCTCCGGCGGCGCAATCCGAACGCGACGTTCTCAAGGATCGACATGTGCGGGAACAGCGCATACGACTGGAACACGGTGTTCACCGGGCGCTTGTGGGGTTTCAGCGCGGTGACGTCTGTGCCGCCGATCCTGATCTGCCCCTCACTCGGCTCCTCGAGCCCAGCCACGAGCCGCAACGTCGTTGTCTTGCCGCAGCCAGACGGGCCGAGCAGCGCGAAGAAGGAGCCGGCCGGGATCGTGAGGTCGAGGTTCTCGATCGCGGTGAACCCTGGGAACCGCTTCTGGATTCCGACGAGTTCGAGGTCAGCTCCGGACTCGGCAAATGAGTTGCTCGCAGCCATCGGTTACAGCCCCAGCACCTTCTGGAATTCGGCGGAGTACTTCTTATCTTCCTCGGGTGAGAGGGAGCGGAAGCTGTGCAGGCGAGTCCAGTCTTCCTCTGACGGGAAGATGAGCGGGTTGTCTGCGTTATCAGGGTTCAGCTTGCGCATCGCCTCCTGGGTGCCCTTCACAGGCGGCACGAACGTCACGTAGTCTGCGACCGCCGCCATCACCTCGGGGTCGTAGTAGAAGTTGATCATCTCCTCTGCGAGCTTCTTCTTCGCCGCCTCGGTGCCGTTCGGAACTGTGAAGGAGTCGGCTGCGATCATGCCGCCCGACTCGGGCACCTCGATTGTCCAGCGCGGTCCGTCGGGCGACTCGGCGTTCATCATCACGACGTCGCCGGTCCACACCATCGCCGCGAGGGTGTCGCCGCGCTCCAGATCCTGGGTGTACGAGTTGCCCTTCACGTTCTTGATCTGGCCGCTCTGGATGCCATCGTCAAGCCACTGGATCGCCTCGCCCCACTCCTTGTCACCCCAGGTACCTGCAGGGTCGTAGCCGAGGCCAGCGAGGATGATTCCCATCGTGTCGCGCATCTCCGTGAGCACGCCAACCTTGCCCTTGAGGGAGGGCTGCATAAAGTCGTCGAGCGTCTTGATGCCGCCGGGAACGGCCTCGGTGTCCCACATGAGGCAGGAGGCGGGCAGCTGCCAGGGGATCGTGAACTTTCGGCCCTGGTCAGCGTCGAGCGCATTGAGCTGCGCGTCAACGAGGTTCGCAGTGACGTTCGGCAGGTTGGCGTAATCAAACTCCTGCACCTGCTGAGCCTGGATCAGACGGGCGTTCATCCAGTCCGTGAACGTGATCACGTCGTAGCCGGTGTGCTGGCCAAGCTCGAGCTGGTCCTTGATCTTGCCATAGAACGTGTTGTTGTCGTCGATGTCCTCGATGTACTCGACGGCGATACCTGTCTCCTCGGTGAAGAGGTCGAGGGAGTCGTAACTCCCAGTCTCCTCGTTGAAGTCGAGGTAGTAGGTCCAGTTGCCCCAGACAAGCTTCTTCTTGCTGTCGCCGCCTCCTCCACCGCCTCCAGGGGCGCACGACGCGAGCGTGAGCGCACCGAGTCCAGCGGCTCCGACTGCTGCGCCTTTAAGCATCTGGCGGCGATCGAACTGCGCGCTTCGCACCATGTTCACGATGCTGGCGATCATGGGGTCTTCGGGGATACGGCGTGCCATAAAAGTCTCCTTTGACTCATATTTAGCTACGTTGGGCTCTTTCGTTGAGCCCAACGTGTCGTAGTCACGAATATCCCATACGAGGGGCACCGATGCCAATCGAATGGACGCAGATTCACGGACATCTTCACGAAACAGTTACATTTCAGATGATTTGCCGTCGATCCGCACAGTAAATACGTAATAGATGGACGGAATCCACCGGAAAAACCAAGAATTCATATGGACTGCAGGCTCTCGTTGGTACAGTTTGCAGTGAACACTCATGCGACCCGCCGCCGCACCGACGCGCCGCAGATCAATTGCGTCCAGCTGGGCAAATACGCACATTTTTGGTCCCGAAACAACTGATTCCTTTGCTATTTCCAGGTTGAACTGTCAGAATCAGAAGCGTGAGCAGCAAACGAACTAGTCCTGCCCTCGATTCGACGTCGAAGGCGATCATTGAGCAACTTCAGCTCGACGGTCGCCGCTCGTACGCCGAGATCGGGAAGGCTGTTGGCCTCAGCGAGGCCGCCGTCAGGCAGCGTGTTCAGAAGCTCACGGATGCTGGGGTCATGCAGATTGTTGCAGTGACAGACCCGATGCGACTCGGCTTTCACCGACAAGCAATGCTCGGCATTCGCGTTTCAGGCGATACAAGGGTCGTCGCCGACCGCCTCGCGGAACTACCCGAAGTGAGCTACGTCGTTTTGAGCGCTGGCTCCTTCGACATCCTCGCAGAGGTTGTCTGTGAGGACGACGACGGTCTCATCGAGCTCCTGAACGACAAGATCAGGGACATCGATGGGGTCTCAGCTACTGAGACGTTCGTCTACCTCCAACTCAACAAACAAAAATACGACTGGGGAACGAGATAACCATGTCTTTCGATCCGACTGCTGCGGTCGACACTGCTGCGCTCCAGGCTTCGGCCAAGCGCCACATGTGGCCGCACTTCACTAACCGCAAGGTGCTCAACGACGGTATCCCCGTCATCACGCGCGCCGAGGGCCACCACATTTACGACGCCGCAGGCAAGGAATACATCGACGGCCTCGCAGGCCTGTTCGTTGTCAACGCCGGCCACGGCCGCCAGCGTATCGTCGACGCAGCTGCGAAGCAGATGAAGCAGCTCGACTTCATGCCTCTCTGGTCGTACGCTCACCCCGCCGCAATCGAGCTGTCGGAGCGCCTCGCTTCGTACGCTCCCGGCGAGATGAACAAGGTCTTCTTCACCACCGGTGGTGGCGAGGCTGTTGAGTCAGCGTTCAAGCTGGCGAAGCACTTCTGGAAGATCAAGGGCCAGCCGATGAAGCACAAGGTCATCTCGCGGTCGGTTGCCTACCACGGCACCCCGCAGGGCGCCCTTGCGATCACCGGCATCCCCGACATGAAGAAGTTCTACGAGCCGCTGACCCCCGGTGGTCACCGCGTGCCGAACACCAACTTCTACCGCGCTGAGGAGATGGGCGCGCCCTCGGACGACATCGAGGCATTCGGCCAGTGGGCTGCAAACCGCATCGAAGAGGCAATCCTCTTCGAAGGCCCCGAGACCGTTGCTGCAGTGTTCCTTGAGCCCGTGCAGAACTCGGGTGGCTGCTTCCCGCCTCCCCCCGGCTACTTCAAGCGCGTTCGCGAGATCTGCGATCAGTACGACGTGCTCCTCGTCTCGGATGAGGTCATCTGTGCGTACGGCCGCGTCGGCGATTTCTTCGCTTCGAAGGCACTCGGCTACGAGCCCGACATCATCACCTCGGCAAAGGGCATCACCTCGGGCTACGTCCCGCTCGGTGCGATGATCGTCTCGGACAAGGTGTCGGAGCCCTTCAACTCGGAGGACAACACCTTCTACCACGGCTTCACCTTCGCTGGTCACCCCGCTGCTGCTGCTGCTGCGCTCGAGAACCTCGACATCTTCGAGGAAGAGGACCTTAACGGCCGCGTCCGCGAGAACAGCCCGCTGTTCCGCGCCGAGCTCGAGAAGCTCCTCGACATCGACATCGTCGGCGACGTCCGCGGTGAGGGCTACTTCTTCGGCATCGAGCTTGTCAAGGACAAGTCGACCAAGGAGACCTTCAACGAGGCAGAGTCGAACCGCCTGCTGCGCGACTACCTGTCGCCCGCACTGTGGGACGCAGGCCTGTACTGCCGCGCAGACGATCGTGGAGACCCCGTCATCCAGCTCGCTCCGCCGCTGACAATTGGTCCGGCTGAGTTCGCTGAGATCGGCGGAATCCTCCGCAGCGTTCTGAAGGACGCTTCGTCGAAGATCTAATGATCTGACACGCTCAGCATGGTGGCCCCTCTCGCACTCGCGGGAGGGGCCACTTGCGTGTGTGCCGCCCCGCCCCATGCCCCGGCTAGCCCCGGCCAGCCAGCCCGGGCCGGCCCCGCCCAGCCCAGCCCGGGCCAGCCCCGCCCGGGCCAGCCCCGCCCGCCACGAGACCGGTCTGTCAATCCGAGACCGCCCCGTCCCCCGCACCACCGGGGCCTGTCTCGGAGGTCTGGAACGTTCTCGACCATACCCATCCTCACGGGGGCGGCACGCTGAACGCGCGAAGTCGCGCTCCGAGCAATCGGGCTGAGCGACTCTCTGAGAAGCCCCACCGCACCAGTCCGCAGCCCGTCGCGCCTCGAATCCAGTCTTCGCGCCGTTTCTCTGCAAGCACAACTTCCTCGGGGGTCCGTCTGCCTCGCAGCCGATCGTCAGTGTACTTCGCGTTGCCGTC
Above is a window of Leucobacter aridicollis DNA encoding:
- a CDS encoding APC family permease, with product MTKTFTPAAKRGGSLKRNLGLWAIVGLGLGYMTPTVVFDTFGLVARDTDNVVPLAYLVALVVMMFTAVSYGKMAGAIPSAGSAYTYVRESIHPNVGFMVGWTSLIDYLLLPMVNCLIIRSYLEAVFPGTPGWIWVVLYCILVTSVIYLTMRGTSNLNMILLVFSIVVMVVFVVMVWAQLQDGAGTGSIASTQPFFHEGVQMSAVLTGATIVCFSFIGFDAVTMYVEEAKSPKVMPRAILLTVVLGGAIFLIAGYFTQQRFPNWEEFAPGGDMQFVEDSTLPLIGQFVGGPVLQAVLTAAGFAATLASGLASHASVSRMLLVMGRNNVLPKKFFGYINPKTHTPTFNIVLTGAVSLLAMAFTLEIISAFINYGALIAFTAVNVSVIAWFAIKQKRYKTPKDFFSYVVMPGIGMILTGVLWANLHFDALVGGVAWTVLGLIYLVFLTKGFRKKVTAFDESQPVTGYNKVPEDAE
- a CDS encoding ABC transporter substrate-binding protein, which encodes MARRIPEDPMIASIVNMVRSAQFDRRQMLKGAAVGAAGLGALTLASCAPGGGGGGGDSKKKLVWGNWTYYLDFNEETGSYDSLDLFTEETGIAVEYIEDIDDNNTFYGKIKDQLELGQHTGYDVITFTDWMNARLIQAQQVQEFDYANLPNVTANLVDAQLNALDADQGRKFTIPWQLPASCLMWDTEAVPGGIKTLDDFMQPSLKGKVGVLTEMRDTMGIILAGLGYDPAGTWGDKEWGEAIQWLDDGIQSGQIKNVKGNSYTQDLERGDTLAAMVWTGDVVMMNAESPDGPRWTIEVPESGGMIAADSFTVPNGTEAAKKKLAEEMINFYYDPEVMAAVADYVTFVPPVKGTQEAMRKLNPDNADNPLIFPSEEDWTRLHSFRSLSPEEDKKYSAEFQKVLGL
- a CDS encoding ABC transporter permease, with the translated sequence MKKFSLGKAFVPVVGAIGLIYLLLPIAHVIMFSFNEKRGRNNIIWNGFTLENWQNPCGAPQVCTAFGNSIMVGLVSTVIATVLGTMIAIALVRYRFKFRSTISLLLFTPMATPEVVLGAGLAAQFLLAGVEKGLGTVILAHVMFCISYVVVAVKARVASLNPAIEEAGRDLYASPGQVFWRITLPMLMPGIIGAALLSFALSFDDFIITNFNSGTATTFPKFIYVSALKGVPAQANVLASIVFIGALLLVIIVQSVNISRQKKLATR
- a CDS encoding ABC transporter ATP-binding protein, with the protein product MAASNSFAESGADLELVGIQKRFPGFTAIENLDLTIPAGSFFALLGPSGCGKTTTLRLVAGLEEPSEGQIRIGGTDVTALKPHKRPVNTVFQSYALFPHMSILENVAFGLRRRRIGDPVGKAHEALRLVELDHVADRKPAQLSGGQQQRVALARAVVNRPALLLLDEPLGALDLKLRRQMQHELKEIQQEVGLTFLHVTHDQEEAMTMADTVAVMNKGRIEQMGAPEVLYELPKTVFVANFLGQSNLFVVQVTAESGDAIHASLNGDRITVPLARTERTTGTITVGVRPEKIRLHSSAPTESAGVNVIGPGRITDVSFSGVSTQYTVEAPEFGQVQVFAQNVEAGPAARLGDEVWLSWLVEHTFGLADDETDTGSITAEFSTQAIAAQAARAE
- a CDS encoding aspartate aminotransferase family protein, with product MSFDPTAAVDTAALQASAKRHMWPHFTNRKVLNDGIPVITRAEGHHIYDAAGKEYIDGLAGLFVVNAGHGRQRIVDAAAKQMKQLDFMPLWSYAHPAAIELSERLASYAPGEMNKVFFTTGGGEAVESAFKLAKHFWKIKGQPMKHKVISRSVAYHGTPQGALAITGIPDMKKFYEPLTPGGHRVPNTNFYRAEEMGAPSDDIEAFGQWAANRIEEAILFEGPETVAAVFLEPVQNSGGCFPPPPGYFKRVREICDQYDVLLVSDEVICAYGRVGDFFASKALGYEPDIITSAKGITSGYVPLGAMIVSDKVSEPFNSEDNTFYHGFTFAGHPAAAAAALENLDIFEEEDLNGRVRENSPLFRAELEKLLDIDIVGDVRGEGYFFGIELVKDKSTKETFNEAESNRLLRDYLSPALWDAGLYCRADDRGDPVIQLAPPLTIGPAEFAEIGGILRSVLKDASSKI
- the yczE gene encoding membrane protein YczE; amino-acid sequence: MLLRLARLIPGLILYGIADAFMIKAAVGVDSWTVFAQGVAAHTGLSIGILTNIIGLAVLLLWIPLRQRPGLGTVLNILLVGPGIDLGLWLLPTPGPLWLRIVFFATGLLLLAVASGIYIGARLGPGPRDGLMTGIHNRFGTPIWIARTAVELSVLLVGWLLGGNVGLGTVAFALLIGPLCGVTLPLLDPVTRREARDARAVQAKQAAADPSPIHTR
- a CDS encoding ABC transporter permease; this encodes MAFTAFSGNTKAVEQHPRRQGWVVLLLLAPGIAYMLLFFVAPFIQLALTALQAPAASGGIGQYVAALEFGNYWTALSEYWPHLVRSFIYALSATIIGLLISYPLAYLIGVKVRSKPMLQGILLILVVAPFFISMLLRTLAWKSILPSELIGTHFSVIFGLVYNFIPFMVLPMFASLQALDLRLLEAGSDLYASPVTTFRRVTLPLSMPGIVSGTLLSFIPMSGDYVVASREFLGGTSTAMIGNVIESNFLQTQNYPMAAALSIMLMVIILIMIATYVRKSGAEDLL
- a CDS encoding Lrp/AsnC family transcriptional regulator; the protein is MSSKRTSPALDSTSKAIIEQLQLDGRRSYAEIGKAVGLSEAAVRQRVQKLTDAGVMQIVAVTDPMRLGFHRQAMLGIRVSGDTRVVADRLAELPEVSYVVLSAGSFDILAEVVCEDDDGLIELLNDKIRDIDGVSATETFVYLQLNKQKYDWGTR